Part of the Sphingobium sp. TKS genome is shown below.
CATGGCCGACACCGATACCGGCGTTCATGCCGATGTTCGCTTGCCCGCCGCCGGCTGGGGCGAGAAGGACGGTACCGTCACCAATTCGGACCGCACCATCAGCCGCCAGCGGCCCTTCCTCGCGCTGCCCGGCGAGGCCAAGCCCGACTGGTGGATCGTCAAGGAAGTCGGCCGCCGCATGGGCTGGCGCAATGCCTTCGCCTATGACCGGCCTGCCGATATCTGGCGCGAACATGCCCGCCTGACTGCCTATCAGAATGACGGCCAACGGGTGCTGAACCTGCGTGCCCAGGCGACCATCGGCAATGATGCCTATGACGCCATGGAGCCGTTCCGCTGGGGCGATACGCCCTTCACCGATGGTCGCTTCCCGACGCCCGACGGCAAGGCGCGGCTGGTGTTGACGAAGCAGATGGAGATTCAGGAGCCGCTGAAGCAGTGGCCGATGACGCTCAACACCGGCCGTTATCGCGACCAGTGGCACACGATGAGCCGCACCGGGCTTTCACCGAAACTGGCTCGCCATCGCGAGGAACCGCTGGTGGAAATCCATCCCCAGGACGCCGAAGCGCTGGGCATTGTCGACCACGACCTCGCCCGCGTCCAGACGGCGCAGGGCAACAGCATCTTCCGCGTGAGCCTGAGCGAAGGCCAGCGCTTGGGGGAAATCTTCACCCCCATTCACTGGACCGATCAGATGTCGAGCGGCGGCCGCACGGGCCTGCTGCCCCGTCCGCTGGTCGATCCGCATTCGGGCCAGCCCGGCTTCAAATCCACCCCGGCCAGCGTCGAGAAGGTCGCGACCGAGTGGAAGGGCTTCCTGATCCTGCATGGCGATCAACCCGTCAAATTACCTTGTCTCTGGTCCACCCGCATCACCGTGCCGGGCGGCGCGCTGTACGAGATCGCCGGCAATGGCGACCCCGTGCGGCTTGAGGCCTGCCTGCCCAAGGGCGACCGCGTCGAAGCCATCGACCAGACGCGTGGCACGCGCCGCATCGCCATCATCAGCGAAGGCCGCCTTGCGGGCGTGCTGTTTGTCACCCGCACCGGCCTGCTACCCTCGCGCGACTGGCTCATCAGCCAGCTTGAAGTCGAGGGGGTGGGGGCTTCCGTCCTTGCTGCGCGTGGGCCGGGCAATCAGCCGGACAAGGGGCCGACCGTCTGCGTCTGTTTCGACATCGGCCTTTATCAGATCATGGCGGCGATCCGTGAACAGCAACTGGTCGATGTGCCCGCCATCGGCAAGGCGATCGGCGCCGGGACCAATTGCGGGTCTTGCCGTCCCGCGCTCGCCAATATCCTTGCTCAAACCACGCAGGAGACGCTCCATGCAGCCGAATGAACTGATCGCCCCCGGTGAGGTCTGGCTGGTCGGCGCAGGCCCCGGCGACCCGGACTTGCTGACCCGCAAGGCCGAAAAGCTGATCGCGGCGGCGGAGATCGTCTTTTACGATGCGCTGGTGGGGCCGGGCGTGCTGGACCTGATCCCCGAGGGCGTGGAGCGCGTGAGTGTCGGCAAGCGCTCCGGCCGCCATTCGAAAGCGCAGGAGAGCATCAACGACCTGCTCCTCGCGGCGGCGAAGGCGGGCAAGCGCGTCGTGCGCCTCAAGGGCGGCGACCCGTCGGTCTTCGGCCGCTCGGCGGAGGAGATGGAGCATCTGGCGGCGGATGGCATTTCTTTCCGCATCTGCCCCGGCATCACCACGGCCAGCGCGGCGGCGGCGAGCGGTCATGCCTCGCTCACCCTGCGCGGCGTGGCGCGGGGACTGACGCTGGTGACGGCGCATCTCAAGGCGGGTGAGCCATTGAAGCTGGACTGGGAAATGCTGGCGCGGCCGGGCGGCACGCTCGGCATCTATATGGGCCGCGCCGCTGCGGGCGAGATCAGCCGCTCGCTGATCGCCGCCGGGCGTGATCCCGAAACGCCGGTGATGGTGGCGGTCAACGTCTCGCTGCCCAGTGAACGGCTGATCCGGGGCCAGCTGTCGGCGCTGGCCTTCCTGGTGGCGACGATCAGCGATGAAGATCCGACTTTGCTGATGATCGGTGAGGCGGTGGCGGGCACTTACTCTTCGGCGGACATGTCGGTGAGTGCTACGCTGACGGTTTGAACTGAAGCGATGTGCTCCTGCGGAGGCAGGAGCCCAGTTCGAACGCCTGATCTGGGTTCCTGCCTTCGCAGGAACACGCTGCTTTGTCGATTCTATTGATTACTCTTTTCCAACTTCTCCAAATCTTCGGGCCGATTGATATTGGGCAATATAAACTCCGGCCGCTCGACGATCCGCGCGCCGATCCGTTCCAGCCAGCCATAGATTGATCGGTTGTTGTCCTCGGCCAGATGCGTGTCCAGTTCGGTCGCCAATGAAACAGGCCAGAACCCCGCCAACTGCTGGCCTTTGAGGATCGCCGCACCTTCCCCGATCAACGCTTCCGCCAGCCCGTCCGGATAGGCGGGAACATCGCACCCCGTCGTCAGCACCGCGTCATAGCCCTCCGCCAGCGCGTGATGCAGCGCTGCATTCAGTCCGCCCAAAGGCCCCATATCCGCCGCCGGTCGATCCGGCAGCCCGGTCATTCCGTCCACCTGTCGTCCGCAAATCACGACCGCCTCGACATGGCGCCCTAGCGCCGCCGCCGCATGGTCCAGCAGGGTCCGCCCATCCAGCATCGCCAGCGCCTTGTCGCTCCCGAACCGGCTGGATCGCCCCCCGGCCAGAACCGCTCCCAGCAACCGCATCATGCCTCTCCCGAGATGATCCGGGCATAGGCGTCCGGGTCGACATTGCTCCCCGAAATCACCACCACGCTGGCGTCCTCCGCCGCCGGAGCCAGCCCCGCCAGCATCGCCGCCAGAGCGACCGCGCCGCCCGGTTCGACCACCAGCTTCAATGCTGAAAAGGCCAAGCGCATCGCTTCCCGCACCTGATCGTCGTTCACCACCAGGCCACCGGACAGCAACGCCCGATTGATCGGAAAGGTCAAAGCCCCCGGGGTGGGTGACAGCAAGGCATCGCAGATCGACCGTGCATCGGGCGAGACGCTTTCCCGCACGCCGCTGGCGAGCGCCCGCGCCGTATCGTCGAACCCTTCCGGCTCGACCGCATAGATCGCCACGCCGGGCTGCCGCGCTTTCACCACCGTCGCGATCCCCGACACCATGCCGCCGCCGCCGCAATTGACGAGGATCTGCCCGATCTTCGCGCCCCATTCGGCCGCCTGCTCCATTATCTCCAGCCCGATCGTCCCTTGCCCCGCCATGATGAAGGGATCGTCGAAGGACGGCACCAACACCGCGCCGCGCTCGGTCGCCAGCGTCGTCGCGATCTCCTCCCGGTTTTCGGTGAAACGGTCATAGGCGACGATTTCCGCGCCCAGCGCCCGCGTATTGGCCGTCTTGATGGCGGGCGCGTCGGCTGGCATCACGATCGTCGCCGCGATCCCCAGCAGCCGCGCGGCAAAGGCCACCCCCTGCGCATGATTGCCCGACGACCAGGCGACGACCCCCGCCTTGCGCTCCGCCGCGCTCAATCGCGCCAGCCGGTTATAGGCGCCACGGAATTTGAACGAACCGCTGTGCTGCGCGCCCTCGAACTTCACCAGCACCCGCCGTCCGCAGCGCTCGTTCAGCACCGCATTCTCCAGCAGCGGCGTGCGGATCGCCGCCGGCGCGATGATCCGCGCGGCGTCCTCGACATCGGCGGCGCTAATGGCGAACGGCATGCAATCTCCCTCCGTGGCCGCCTCTTGGCATGGCCAATGCTTTCCCTTATGGCGCGGGGCGCGGGCGGGGCAAACCCCGTACGCAAAGAAGATCGCGCCGGTGCCCGAAAGGGCTGAAAACGGGAATGTGGTGCGGACGGGAAACCGTCCTATTCCGCGGCTGTCCCTGCAACTGTAAGCGGTGAGCGCGATGCATTTCGGTCGAACGACCGGCCACTGGGCGACAAGTCCGGGAAGGCGTGCATCGCTGCATTGACCCGCGAGCCAGGAGACCTGCCGGCGCATGGTCGCTCTTGCCCTGGCCCAGGGGTTGGCCATGGCACGGTGTTTTCCGTCTGAGCGACGAAGCGGCGCAGGGCCGCATCGGTGCGGGGGGAGGGCATTGGCGTCGACTTCCCCCAGTTCCGACCGCGCGAGCGGATGCCCTGAGCCATGAAGTCGCAGCGGCGCTCAGGGAAACAGATATAATGTTGAAAGCCACCATCTCTCTTGCGGCTCTGCTCGCCGCCACGCCCGCGCTCGCGGAGGATGAGATCATCGTCACCGCGCTGGGCATCGAGCAGCCCCGCGACGAAGTCGGCCAGGCCGTCACCGTCATCGACGCCGAAACCATCCAAACGCGCCAGAGCGTGAGCGTCGCAGACCTGCTCGCCACCACGCCCGGCGTCCGCTTCAACCGGGCCGATGCGGTCGGCGGCGTCACCGGCATTTCGCTGCGCGGCGCGGAAACGACCCAGACGCTGGTGCTGATCGACGGGGTGAAGGTCAACGATCCCAGCAGCATTGGCGATGCCTATGATTTCGGCAATCTGCTGGTCGGCAACATCCGCCGGATCGAGGTGCTGCGCGGTTCCAACTCGGTGGTCTATGGCAGCCAGGCGATCGGCGGCGTCGTCAACATCATGACCGGCACGCCCGCCGAAGGATTCGCGGCCAACGCGTCGGTCGATTATGGCTATAGCGATACACTGAATGCCAAGGCGGATGTTTCGGGCACCAGCGGCAT
Proteins encoded:
- the mobA gene encoding molybdenum cofactor guanylyltransferase; protein product: MRLLGAVLAGGRSSRFGSDKALAMLDGRTLLDHAAAALGRHVEAVVICGRQVDGMTGLPDRPAADMGPLGGLNAALHHALAEGYDAVLTTGCDVPAYPDGLAEALIGEGAAILKGQQLAGFWPVSLATELDTHLAEDNNRSIYGWLERIGARIVERPEFILPNINRPEDLEKLEKSNQ
- the cobA gene encoding uroporphyrinogen-III C-methyltransferase, whose product is MQPNELIAPGEVWLVGAGPGDPDLLTRKAEKLIAAAEIVFYDALVGPGVLDLIPEGVERVSVGKRSGRHSKAQESINDLLLAAAKAGKRVVRLKGGDPSVFGRSAEEMEHLAADGISFRICPGITTASAAAASGHASLTLRGVARGLTLVTAHLKAGEPLKLDWEMLARPGGTLGIYMGRAAAGEISRSLIAAGRDPETPVMVAVNVSLPSERLIRGQLSALAFLVATISDEDPTLLMIGEAVAGTYSSADMSVSATLTV
- a CDS encoding nitrate reductase; this translates as MNQAIRTTCAYCGVGCGISATPTGPRSVTIKGDEAHPANGGRLCSKGTHLGETVGLTGRLLHPMIGNKRASWDKALDLVAKRFRETVERYGPDSVAFYVSGQLMTEDYYVANKLMKGFIGSSNIDTNSRLCMSSAVAGHNRAFGEDVVPASYDDLEEADLIVLVGSNTAWCHPIVYQRIQAARAARGTKLVVIDPRRTETCEGADLHLPVKPGTDVALMNGLLAWCDAEGITDPGYVADHVNAPEGFWEHIRTGHDLWSTAKTCDIAPALLEQFYKLFAATPRTVTMFSQGINQSIRGTDQVNAIINVHLATGRIGKPGAVPFSITGQPNAMGGREVGGLASTLASHMDFAPENVERVGRFWAAPAMATKPGLKAVDLFRAINEGRVKALWVMATNPAVSLPDAGRVREALEGCPFVVVSDIMADTDTGVHADVRLPAAGWGEKDGTVTNSDRTISRQRPFLALPGEAKPDWWIVKEVGRRMGWRNAFAYDRPADIWREHARLTAYQNDGQRVLNLRAQATIGNDAYDAMEPFRWGDTPFTDGRFPTPDGKARLVLTKQMEIQEPLKQWPMTLNTGRYRDQWHTMSRTGLSPKLARHREEPLVEIHPQDAEALGIVDHDLARVQTAQGNSIFRVSLSEGQRLGEIFTPIHWTDQMSSGGRTGLLPRPLVDPHSGQPGFKSTPASVEKVATEWKGFLILHGDQPVKLPCLWSTRITVPGGALYEIAGNGDPVRLEACLPKGDRVEAIDQTRGTRRIAIISEGRLAGVLFVTRTGLLPSRDWLISQLEVEGVGASVLAARGPGNQPDKGPTVCVCFDIGLYQIMAAIREQQLVDVPAIGKAIGAGTNCGSCRPALANILAQTTQETLHAAE
- a CDS encoding threonine ammonia-lyase; its protein translation is MPFAISAADVEDAARIIAPAAIRTPLLENAVLNERCGRRVLVKFEGAQHSGSFKFRGAYNRLARLSAAERKAGVVAWSSGNHAQGVAFAARLLGIAATIVMPADAPAIKTANTRALGAEIVAYDRFTENREEIATTLATERGAVLVPSFDDPFIMAGQGTIGLEIMEQAAEWGAKIGQILVNCGGGGMVSGIATVVKARQPGVAIYAVEPEGFDDTARALASGVRESVSPDARSICDALLSPTPGALTFPINRALLSGGLVVNDDQVREAMRLAFSALKLVVEPGGAVALAAMLAGLAPAAEDASVVVISGSNVDPDAYARIISGEA